One stretch of Rhipicephalus sanguineus isolate Rsan-2018 chromosome 10, BIME_Rsan_1.4, whole genome shotgun sequence DNA includes these proteins:
- the LOC119406906 gene encoding uncharacterized protein LOC119406906: protein MEPNRGGFARLRTTPRRQPFSQPHFSSISPPQPSSTSAEPLWTTSEVDQLVELISGRASVLLGPIDGTSKRLAWEEVSQRLKRTEEEVRRKWTGIVADLRQGKRSTPFKPYELAALKALGAVERLRPPASQEPPPLQIVPASVRSITTDTFLQQNTPHRSQAPTMTSMVSPVSISQPAAGLTIVALNREVSITPVKPPQPPHTSSRDTSEELQLLRCCNSVHTQTPPEHDEPSAKKARHSSSSHADATSLLQRLVFLEERRVALQQEQLSVDREKVKCVRDLLAVLGKNDRTVPMPNGDLVGAVVSSAL, encoded by the exons ATGGAGCCGAATCGAGGCGGTTTCGCTCGGCTAAGAACAACGCCGAGGCGTCAACCATTCTCGCAGCCGCACTTTAGCAGCATTAGCCCGCCACAGCCTTCGTCCACTTCAGCCGAGCCTCTGTGGACTACAAGTGAAGTCGACCAACTCGTGGAACTGATCTCGGGCCGCGCTTCTGTGCTACTGGGCCCCATCGACGGCACTTCGAAGCGCCTCGCTTGGGAAGAAGTGTCTCAGCGGCTCAAGAGGACCGAAGAGGAAGTCCGCCGCAAGTGGACGGGCATTGTTGCCGATCTGCGCCAGGGAAAGCGGTCGACGCCGTTCAAGCCGTACGAACTAGCCGCGTTGAAAGCGCTCGGAGCTGTGGAGCGATTGCGCCCGCCAGCGTCGCAGGAGCCTCCGCCACTCCAAATCGTTCCTGCGAGCGTGCGCTCTATCACGACCGACACCTTCCTGCAGCAGAACACCCCGCATCGGTCGCAGGCGCCTACTATGACGTCCATGGTATCCCCGGTCAGCATCAGCCAGCCAGCGGCCGGTCTTACCATCGTGGCTTTGAATCGCGAAGTCTCCATCACACCCGTGAAGCCACCCCAACCTCCACATACTAGCTCGCGGGATACGTCGGAAGAACTGCAG TTGTTGCGCTGCTGCAATTCGGTGCACACACAGACGCCACCCGAGCATGATGAGCCCAGTGCCAAGAAAGCACGCCATAGCTCTTCCTCTCATGCTGATGCCACTTCCCTACTGCAGAGGTTGGTGTTTCTGGAAGAACGTCGGGTCGCATTGCAGCAGGAGCAGCTAAGTGTGGACCGTGAGAAAGTGAAGTGTGTGCGCGATCTGTTGGCTGTCCTCGGCAAAAACGACCGGACAGTTCCCATGCCTAATGGAGACTTGGTTGGTGCTGTTGTGTCATCGGCATTGTAG
- the LOC119406907 gene encoding kinesin-associated protein 3: protein MQPDDVSIRRNVRNCELDVHPTEKALVVRYEVEAVLLGDDGPAIEQSRSCQKLIRVKSINAATDVAALAREIVAKCDLLHESQTARVERLLLYLQQRRDNGTASRPQTGSQHGSSSPSGGRAASTASMACLESYVEMLYEEGEDKVRGSAMVLQLARSADNLGELAANDTLLCALARVLREDGRRDTQLATNLAYVFFCLSTFSQFHPVIAEYKVGSICLDLVEYELRRHAHWKEELSRAPDDERSRRKFVGLTRRQDQLLRVCLYLLLNVAEEARSEIKMVNRGLVPMLVECLEREQTDLLLLAVCFLKKLSVYYENQAEMARLPTIERLAPLLSQEPLTSAVLRLLLNLSFDRSHRTAMSAAGLIPKFVQLLVKEGRAAADETPILCILYHLSLDDRCKSQFPYTDCMPWLVRSLLASQSPQPAPLALAISLASHRRNAQLFSGALEKLLERALRDADALYLRLVRTVAQHNGAARGAALASNAEALCTALLQHSATESDFAVECASTLAQLEGGAFGKLLDRLLPWIRSHLAEGPDELLVPLVQLVATVARSNETCARAIVQQGLVTDLTGLLRARQEDDQLVLQVAYVFDALISSGGTAVRETLVQGAQEVPAYLLDLLHDRNAEVGRICSHALTVLAHYYPEWDRRLREARFCWHNAQWLAVVQSGEAPEEHEEGPCEQFLDRSDLLSNGSAASDP from the exons ATGCAGCCCGACGACGTGTCCATTCGGCGGAACGTCCGCAACTGCGAACTGGACGTGCACCCGACCGAGAAGGCTCTCGTGGTCCGGTACGAGGTGGAAGCGGTCCTCCTGGGAGACGACGGGCCGGCAATCGAGCAGAGCCGTTCGTGCCAGAAGCTCATACGCGTCAAGAGCATCAACGCCGCGACCGATGTCGCTGCGCTGGCTCGCGAAATTGTCGCCAAGTGTGACCTCTTGCACGAATCCCAGACGGCCCGCGTGGAGCGGCTGCTGTTGTACCTACAGCAGCGTAGGGACAACGGGACCGCCAGCAGG CCTCAGACAGGATCGCAGCACGGAAGTTCGTCACCATCGGGGGGTCGAGCAGCATCGACAGCCAGCATGGCCTGCCTCGAGTCCTACGTGGAAATGCTGTACGAGGAAGGGGAGGACAAGGTGCGTGGTTCGGCCATGGTGCTGCAGCTGGCACGCAGTGCAGACAACTTGGGCGAGCTGGCAGCCAATGACACCCTGTTGTGTGCACTGGCACGGGTGTTGCGAGAGGACGGCCGCAGGGACACCCAGCTGGCCACAAACTTGGcctatgtcttcttctgcctctcaacATTCTCGCAGTTCCACCCGGTCATTGCCGAGTACAAG GTTGGCTCCATCTGCCTCGATTTGGTGGAGTACGAGCTGCGACGGCATGCTCACTGGAAAGAGGAGCTGTCGCGAGCACCAGATGACGAGCGTAGTCGGCGCAAGTTCGTGGGGTTAACGCGCCGACAGGACCAGCTGCTACGTGTGTGCCTCTACCTGCTTCTCAATGTGGCCGAGGAGGCACGCAGCGAGATCAAGATGGTCAATCGTGGACTCGTGCCCATGCTTGTTGAGTGCCTTGAACGGGAACAGACGGACCTGCTTTTGCTGGCAGTCTGCTTCTTGAAAAAGCTGTCCGTCTACTACGAAAATCAG GCTGAGATGGCTCGGCTACCGACTATTGAACGGCTCGCACCACTGCTGTCTCAAGAGCCGCTCACGTCGGCCGTGCTGCGCCTGCTGCTCAACCTGTCCTTTGACCGTAGCCACCGCACCGCCATGTCGGCAGCGGGGCTCATCCCAAAATTCGTTCAGCTCCTCGTCAAGGAAGGACGTGCAGCGGCTGACGAGACTCCGATCCTCTGCATCTTGTATCACCTGAGCCTCGACGATCGGTGCAAGTCCCAGTTTCCCTACACGGACTGCATGCCGTGGCTGGTCAGGTCCCTCCTTGCAAGCCAGAGTCCACAGCCAGCTCCACTAGCACTAGCCATAAGTCTGGCCAGCCATCGACGCAATGCCCAGCTCTTTTCTGGGGCTCTCGAGAAGCTGTTAGAGCGTGCTTTACGGGATGCGGATGCCCTGTACTTGCGGCTCGTACGGACCGTAGCACAGCACAATGGCGCAGCTCGCGGAGCGGCTCTCGCGTCCAATGCGGAGGCCCTCTGTACTGCACTCTTGCAGCATTCCGCAACAGAGAGTGACTTTGCAGTAGAGTGCGCTTCCACACTAGCGCAGCTGGAAGGGGGAGCCTTCGGGAAACTGTTGGATCGGCTTCTACCGTGGATTCGTAGCCACCTCGCCGAAGGGCCAGATGAGCTGCTTGTGCCTTTGGTTCAACTGGTGGCCACAGTGGCACGAAGCAATGAGACTTGTGCCCGAGCCATAGTGCAACAAGGTCTGGTTACCGACTTGACAGGCCTGCTCAGAGCCAGGCAGGAAGATGACCAACTAGTGCTGCAG GTGGCATATGTGTTCGATGCCTTGATCAGCAGTGGCGGCACTGCTGTGCGCGAAACACTTGTGCAAGGTGCACAGGAGGTGCCAGCATACCTGCTAGACCTTCTCCATGACCGCAACGCAGAGGTGGGGCGCATCTGCAGTCACGCATTGACCGTGTTGGCCCACTACTACCCGGAGTGGGACCGTCGGCTGCGTGAAGCACGCTTCTGCTGGCACAATGCACAG TGGCTGGCTGTAGTCCAATCTGGAGAAGCCCCCGAGGAACATGAAGAGGGCCCCTGCGAGCAGTTTCTGGACCGATCAGACCTTCTATCCAATGGTAGCGCCGCTTCTGATCCCTGA